Genomic window (Streptomyces liliiviolaceus):
GCTCTTGTTCAGCTCCTCGATGTTCACGTCCTTGAATGTCAGAACGCGTACCTGTTTCACGAACCGAGCAGGTCGGTACATGTCCCACACCCAGGCATCCGCCATGGACACCTCGAAAAACACCTCGCCCTGAACCGAGTGCACCTGCATCTCGTAATCGTTGGTGAGGTAGAAGCGCCGTTCGGTCTCGATCACATATTTGAACAGACCGACGACATCGCGGTACTCCCGGTAGAGCTTCAGCTCCATCTCGGTCTCGTACTTTTCGAGGTCCTCGGCGCTCATGGCATGTTCCCCTTCAGCCGTGCGTCCCCCTATTGTGCGCCAGCCCCGCGAGCCCCTAGACGATTTCCGTGTCGAGGGTCTCGGGCCTGGCCGGGGGCCCTTCGTCGAGCAGCCTGAGCAGCAGCTCGGCGAGTCTGGTCGGATACACCGTCTCATGTGCCCGGGCAAGTTCCCGGCACGTCCACCAGCGCGCTCCGGCGACACTGCGCCGTTCCAGCTCGGTCAGCCCCGTGGCCTCGGTCGCCGTCTGCGTCGTACGGCCCAGGAAGTACCACTCGTCCTGGTCCCAGCGGCGCCCCGCGAACGGGAAGGAACAGGTCCGCCGCCACAGCACCGGACCCAGCTCGACCTCGGTGATGCCGGTCTCCTCCGCGACTTCCCGCAGGGCGGCCTCTTCGCGTGTCTCGTCGCCCTCCACACCGCCGCCCGGTGTGAACCACCAGTCGTCCGACGGGTCCTCGGGTTCATGCCCGTGCAGCAGCAGGATGCGGTCCTGCGGGTCGAGCAGGACCACCCGGGCGACCTTCCGCAGCTCGCCGAGATCACCGCCCGTCGGCAGCGACGCGTCAGCCGGCAAGGGCCCGCTCCCCCGCCCCCGTACGGCTGCGGCGGCGTGCCGACCGGTTGGCGACCGGCCCGTACGCGGCCCCGCCGAGGACGAGTACCGCACCCACCACGACCGCCGCGAGGACCAGGCGCAGGGGCCCCGGATCGGAGATGCCCCCGAGCGTCTCGAAGCCGGTGGGGCGGGCCAGCATGCCGTTCATGGGCCAGGCCACCGCGTCGACGCGCGCGTTCACCGCGCTGCGCGGCACCGTGCCGTTGCCTGCTTCCGTCAGGTGGGCGGTGGAGTCCAGCGAGCCGCTGCGCTCGTCGCCGAGCAGGAAGAGCCGGTCCTTGGGCACCTCGATGGAGGGAATCTTCGACGACTCGGCCGCGCTGCCCTCGGGCAGATACGGTTCCTCGATCTTCTTGCCGTTGACGGTCAGCTTGTCCTGCGTACAGCAGGCGACCGTGTCCCCGCCGACGGCGACGACCCGCTTGACCATGGGCATGTTGCCCCAGGTGGACTGCTTGAAGACGACGACGTCACCGCGCTGCACCTCGGAGCCGTCGATCCGCTCGGCGAGCACCCGGTCGCCGCCCGCGATGGTGGGCGACATCGAGTCGGTCGGCACGGTGTAGGGCTGGTAGACGACCGCTCCCCAGGCGAACCCACCGAGGAAGAGCACACAGCCGAGGGCCACGGCCAGCCCCGACAGCTTGCTGCCGAGCCGTCCGCGGCCCTCGTCCGTACGACTTGTCCCGCTCATCCCAGTGCTCCCCAACTCGGAGAATCGACCTCGCGGCCCAGGTCGGGCCGCGGAAGATCGGCGTCTGGGACGGCACCCTACCCGGCGGTACGCGACCCAGAAACCCTGGTGTTCCCGACGGTAAGGCGACGCCTGCGCCACAGCACCAGCGGCACCGCGCCCACGAACCCGAGCGCACCCGGAGCGGCGGCGGTCAGGTTCTGGTCGAAGGTGTCCGGCACCGGAAGCGTCGACCAGCGGGTGGGCGGCCAGGCGACGACGATCGCGCGGCCCACCACGTTGTCCACGGGGACGAAGCCCTGGTGCTTGTCCTGCTGGTGGTAACGGGAGTCCAGCGAGTTCTGCCGGTGGTCGCCCATGACCCAGATTTTGCCTTCGGGAACCTTCACCTTGAACTGGCCGCCGGCGTCGTCCATCGTGCAGGGCGTGTTCCCCGGGTACACGTAGGGCTCGTTCAGCGCCTTGCCGTTGACCTTCAGCGGGCCAGTGCCCTTGCACTCGACGGTGTCGCCGCCGACTCCGACGACGCGCTTGATGAGGTCCTTCTCCTCGGCGGAGGGCATCAGGCCGATCCAGCTGAGGGCCGTCTGGATCGCGTTCGGGCTGGGCGTCGGCTCGCCCGCCAGCCACTCGTCGGGGTCGTTGAAGACGACGACCTCGCCGCGCTCGGGCTCCGAGCCGAACCACGGGGTCAGCTTGTCGACCAGGACGCGGTCACCCTGCTGGAGGGTGTTCTGCATCGAGTCCGAGGGGATCGAGAACGCCTGCACCAGGAAGGACTTGATCAGCAGCGCGAGAACCAGCGCGATGCCGATGAGCAGGGGAAGTTCCTTCCAGAAGGACCGCGGCTTCTTCGGCGCCGGGGCGGTCCCTTCGGGGTCCCGTCCGTCCCCGCCGTTGTCGTGACCGGAGTCATCTCCGGGGGTCACGGCGTCCTCGCCGGCCGGCGGGGCCGACTCTTCGGATCGCGCCGGTCGCTCCTCGGGCCCCTCGTGTCCGGATCGTGCGCCGACCGCCAAATCCCCCACATCCACTCCTCACTCCGTGCCGCCGCCCGCGCCGGATACGACGCAGGCCCACCACTCCCATAACGAGCGGGAGTTCCGCAGGGATCGGGAGCGGGATCAATCCGTATCGATCCGCGGTGGCCACCCTATGCGACGTGTCGAGTGCGGTGGTCGCTCCACCGGCCACGTCGGGCACGGACGCGTAGGTGTCGGGTTCCTTGAGCTGAGTCCAGTGACCGATGGGCCAGGCGATGACCATGGCACGGCCCACGACGTCCTCGGAGATGGTGCCGTTGTACTTCTCGGTGCGGTGGAAACGGGAGTCCGCGGAATTGGACCGGTGGTCGCCCATCACCCACAGGCGCCCCGCCGGCACCTTGACCTCGAAGACCAGCGAGGAGGGTTTGTCGCCGGGGTTGATGTAGGGCTCGTCGAGCGGCATTCCGTTGACGGTGACGCGGCCCTGGGTGTCACAGCACTTGACGGTGTCGCCGCCGACCGCGACGACCCGTTTGATCAGGTCCCGGTCGTTGTCGGAGGGCAGCAGGCCGATGAAGGTCAGCGCCTCCTTGACCTGCTTGACGACGATGGGGTCTTCCTTCTTCGCCGTCGGCTGTTCGTCCTCCAGCCAGCCGCCGGGGTCCTTGAAGACGACGACGTCGCCGCGCTCGGGCTTCGAGCCGAACCACGGGGTCAGCTTGTCGACCAGGACACGGTCGCCGATCCGGATCGTCTGCTCCATGGAGCCCGACGGGATCACGAAGGCCTGGACGAGGAACGTCTTCAGGACGAGTGCGATGAGCAGCGCGACGCCGATCAGGAGCGGTATCTCCTTGACCGCGGAGCGCTGCCTGCGCCGCTTGACCCGCCGGGCCAGCTTGCGCCGGTCGGCCCGGCCGGGCATCACGGGGCCGCCCGTGCGCCGGGAGCCCGTGGGCAGGAGGTCCTCGGCGGCACTGTGGGTGC
Coding sequences:
- the lepB gene encoding signal peptidase I, encoding MSGTSRTDEGRGRLGSKLSGLAVALGCVLFLGGFAWGAVVYQPYTVPTDSMSPTIAGGDRVLAERIDGSEVQRGDVVVFKQSTWGNMPMVKRVVAVGGDTVACCTQDKLTVNGKKIEEPYLPEGSAAESSKIPSIEVPKDRLFLLGDERSGSLDSTAHLTEAGNGTVPRSAVNARVDAVAWPMNGMLARPTGFETLGGISDPGPLRLVLAAVVVGAVLVLGGAAYGPVANRSARRRSRTGAGERALAG
- a CDS encoding NUDIX hydrolase: MPADASLPTGGDLGELRKVARVVLLDPQDRILLLHGHEPEDPSDDWWFTPGGGVEGDETREEAALREVAEETGITEVELGPVLWRRTCSFPFAGRRWDQDEWYFLGRTTQTATEATGLTELERRSVAGARWWTCRELARAHETVYPTRLAELLLRLLDEGPPARPETLDTEIV
- the lepB gene encoding signal peptidase I produces the protein MGNRGKPRGTHSAAEDLLPTGSRRTGGPVMPGRADRRKLARRVKRRRQRSAVKEIPLLIGVALLIALVLKTFLVQAFVIPSGSMEQTIRIGDRVLVDKLTPWFGSKPERGDVVVFKDPGGWLEDEQPTAKKEDPIVVKQVKEALTFIGLLPSDNDRDLIKRVVAVGGDTVKCCDTQGRVTVNGMPLDEPYINPGDKPSSLVFEVKVPAGRLWVMGDHRSNSADSRFHRTEKYNGTISEDVVGRAMVIAWPIGHWTQLKEPDTYASVPDVAGGATTALDTSHRVATADRYGLIPLPIPAELPLVMGVVGLRRIRRGRRHGVRSGCGGFGGRRTIRTRGARGATGAIRRVGPAGRRGRRDPRR
- a CDS encoding DUF2469 domain-containing protein; amino-acid sequence: MSAEDLEKYETEMELKLYREYRDVVGLFKYVIETERRFYLTNDYEMQVHSVQGEVFFEVSMADAWVWDMYRPARFVKQVRVLTFKDVNIEELNKSDLELPSS
- the lepB gene encoding signal peptidase I, with the translated sequence MGDLAVGARSGHEGPEERPARSEESAPPAGEDAVTPGDDSGHDNGGDGRDPEGTAPAPKKPRSFWKELPLLIGIALVLALLIKSFLVQAFSIPSDSMQNTLQQGDRVLVDKLTPWFGSEPERGEVVVFNDPDEWLAGEPTPSPNAIQTALSWIGLMPSAEEKDLIKRVVGVGGDTVECKGTGPLKVNGKALNEPYVYPGNTPCTMDDAGGQFKVKVPEGKIWVMGDHRQNSLDSRYHQQDKHQGFVPVDNVVGRAIVVAWPPTRWSTLPVPDTFDQNLTAAAPGALGFVGAVPLVLWRRRRLTVGNTRVSGSRTAG